In a genomic window of Allomeiothermus silvanus DSM 9946:
- a CDS encoding prepilin-type N-terminal cleavage/methylation domain-containing protein, producing the protein MRRVGGFTLPELLVAVAIIAILAAVLLPNLLQSRKRSMETAARLYLKQVIQWIAMVDTKGADASSLDGGDCKEPLLQSEGAPAQYPKGIQSCHIVRDPSDNRYIVTVTDATGQSISAIYWLR; encoded by the coding sequence GTGAGAAGGGTCGGGGGATTCACGCTTCCAGAGCTGCTCGTCGCGGTAGCCATTATCGCCATCCTGGCCGCGGTACTCCTTCCTAACCTGCTGCAATCTCGCAAGCGCAGCATGGAAACAGCCGCCCGGCTTTACCTTAAGCAGGTGATCCAGTGGATCGCCATGGTGGACACCAAGGGAGCCGACGCCTCCTCACTCGATGGGGGAGACTGCAAGGAGCCGCTGTTGCAAAGCGAAGGGGCACCCGCACAGTACCCTAAGGGCATCCAATCGTGCCACATCGTCCGCGATCCGAGCGATAACCGCTATATCGTCACGGTCACCGATGCCACCGGACAAAGTATCTCGGCCATATACTGGCTGCGCTAG
- a CDS encoding integrase core domain-containing protein, with protein sequence MQFTTVGREIWRGARQAQRLAEANASDPEVQERLRKLRLVKALRESKKSWKEIQDLVGISRATYHRWQKALKEKGLAGLKPRSRRPKHLRTKVHWTPGLLIRIETLRKENPTWGRWSIWLTLRKEGFQMSERTVGRILAYLEKHRRIESVAGYLARTQRGKLKRRVNRPYAKRKPRGYEARAPGDLVQVDTLTLTLGPGSMVKHFSAIDLHSRFVLAEVHSRATAKLSEGFLSLLLARAPFPIRAIQVDGGSEFMAEFEEACCALGIALFVLPPRSPKLNGHVERMQRTFKEEFYTRPLPTPLSELQAELDTYLDYYNRRRPHMALGGLAPLEFLAKMQEESVPQRVSNVLTDYRCLTSQAGAASILFALGLWRSWERV encoded by the coding sequence GTGCAGTTTACCACCGTTGGCCGAGAGATATGGAGAGGCGCTAGACAAGCACAGAGGCTGGCCGAGGCCAACGCAAGCGACCCAGAGGTCCAGGAACGTCTGCGCAAGCTCCGACTGGTCAAAGCCCTGCGTGAAAGTAAAAAGAGCTGGAAGGAGATCCAGGACCTGGTCGGGATCAGCCGGGCCACCTACCACCGCTGGCAAAAAGCCCTAAAAGAAAAGGGCCTGGCTGGACTCAAACCCCGCTCCCGCCGCCCTAAGCACCTGCGCACAAAGGTCCACTGGACCCCAGGGCTGCTCATTAGAATAGAAACTCTCCGCAAGGAAAACCCCACCTGGGGACGCTGGTCCATCTGGCTTACCCTCCGCAAGGAGGGTTTCCAGATGAGCGAACGCACGGTGGGGCGCATCCTGGCCTACCTGGAGAAGCACCGACGTATCGAGAGCGTGGCCGGCTACCTGGCCCGGACTCAAAGAGGGAAGCTAAAGCGAAGGGTAAACCGGCCCTACGCCAAAAGGAAGCCCCGAGGATACGAGGCCAGGGCTCCTGGGGACCTGGTCCAGGTGGACACCCTCACCCTGACCTTAGGACCGGGAAGCATGGTCAAGCACTTCTCGGCGATTGACCTCCATAGCCGGTTTGTCCTGGCGGAGGTGCACAGCCGGGCCACGGCTAAGCTTTCTGAGGGGTTCTTGTCCTTGCTTCTGGCCAGGGCCCCTTTTCCCATCCGGGCCATCCAGGTGGATGGGGGCAGCGAGTTCATGGCCGAGTTTGAGGAGGCCTGCTGTGCTCTGGGGATTGCCTTGTTTGTGCTACCGCCGAGGAGTCCTAAACTCAATGGTCACGTGGAGCGGATGCAGCGGACCTTCAAGGAGGAGTTCTACACCCGGCCTTTGCCCACCCCGCTCAGCGAGCTGCAGGCAGAGCTGGATACCTACCTGGACTACTACAACCGCCGAAGGCCTCACATGGCCCTGGGGGGTCTTGCTCCGCTGGAGTTTTTGGCTAAGATGCAAGAGGAGTCGGTTCCTCAAAGAGTCTCAAATGTGTTGACCGATTACAGATGCTTGACAAGCCAGGCGGGGGCGGCTAGTATTCTCTTTGCTCTGGGGCTGTGGCGCAGCTGGGAGCGCGTCTGA
- a CDS encoding Uma2 family endonuclease gives MGEAAKVLARLTFEEYLALEEKAPHKHELVDGVMYAMAGASDRHNGVVMNLAARLWQAARGKGCRVYASAMKLKINDGRSYYPDVMVVCTDDPHPYYKESPCLIVEVLSETTEAVDRREKLEHYRRIPSVQAYLLVDSRARRVEGYYRQGEQWLYTDALGMGEVSVPGPPLRLSLDEIYEGLDVPDRLPEDPDAEPGQTHVRL, from the coding sequence ATGGGCGAAGCAGCCAAGGTGCTGGCCCGGCTGACGTTCGAGGAGTACCTGGCCTTGGAAGAAAAGGCCCCCCATAAGCACGAGCTGGTGGACGGGGTGATGTACGCCATGGCCGGGGCCAGCGACCGGCATAACGGGGTGGTGATGAACCTCGCTGCCCGGCTGTGGCAAGCGGCTAGGGGAAAGGGCTGCCGGGTCTACGCCAGCGCCATGAAACTCAAGATCAACGACGGGCGCAGCTACTACCCGGATGTGATGGTAGTGTGTACCGACGACCCTCACCCCTACTACAAAGAATCCCCCTGCCTGATCGTGGAGGTGCTCTCGGAGACCACCGAGGCGGTGGACCGGCGGGAGAAGCTCGAGCACTACCGCCGCATCCCCAGCGTGCAGGCCTACCTGCTGGTGGACTCGAGGGCCCGCCGGGTGGAGGGCTATTACCGCCAGGGGGAGCAGTGGCTCTATACCGATGCGCTGGGGATGGGCGAGGTCAGCGTGCCCGGCCCTCCGCTGCGCCTCTCGCTGGACGAGATCTACGAAGGCCTTGATGTGCCCGACCGGCTTCCCGAAGATCCCGATGCTGAACCCGGACAAACACATGTGAGACTCTAA
- a CDS encoding prepilin-type N-terminal cleavage/methylation domain-containing protein codes for MRKNKTQGFTLIELLIVIAIIAILAAVLIPNVLNARKRANDQAAASYARQVATWLAAADTAGVGITGITSCKDDKLISEGAPANFPAAVQNCSIAYNSTTGRSTITVTSVNGTVVTAVY; via the coding sequence ATGCGCAAGAACAAGACCCAAGGCTTCACCCTCATCGAGCTGTTGATCGTCATCGCGATCATCGCCATTTTGGCCGCGGTGCTGATCCCCAACGTGCTCAACGCCCGTAAGCGCGCCAACGACCAGGCTGCCGCATCTTATGCCCGGCAAGTCGCCACCTGGCTGGCCGCTGCAGATACCGCGGGGGTTGGTATCACTGGTATCACTAGCTGCAAGGACGACAAGCTCATCTCCGAAGGAGCGCCCGCAAACTTCCCCGCTGCCGTTCAAAACTGCAGCATCGCCTATAACTCCACCACAGGCCGCTCCACCATCACCGTTACCTCGGTAAATGGCACCGTTGTAACGGCGGTCTACTAA